The Microbacterium maritypicum genome contains a region encoding:
- the lysA gene encoding diaminopimelate decarboxylase, which produces MLLPADSLAPEWLAVPEDANDLADGVWPASATRDADGAIDIAGVSATTLARTYGTPLLVLDEDEVRGRARRFRLAFDQAAAENGTTAQVYYAGKAFLCTTVARWVVDEGLRVDVCTGGELAVALAAGVAPASLGFHGNNKSVAELERAVEVGVGTIIVDSAIEIERLAAIVARTGATQRVLVRVISGVHAETHDFLATAHEDQKFGFPFPDAERAVARIREIPGLVFAGLHCHIGSQIFGVAGFRESASRVLDLHTSLLADGPVPQLNLGGGFGIAYTRVDDPTPIEGLAAAIVTAVAEDCAARGIPLPALSFEPGRAIVGTAGVTIYEVGTTKDVTIESGAVRRYISVDGGMSDNARPALYGAQYSARLASRVGEGEPRLSRVVGKHCESGDIVVDHEYLPEDLVPGDLLAVPATGAYCVSLASNYNHVPRPPVVAVRGGRSAVIVRGETIDDVLARDAGIDGANAPEGDQ; this is translated from the coding sequence GTGCTTCTCCCTGCCGATTCGCTCGCTCCGGAATGGCTTGCCGTCCCTGAAGACGCGAACGATCTCGCCGACGGCGTCTGGCCGGCCTCCGCGACGCGGGACGCCGATGGTGCGATCGATATCGCGGGCGTCAGCGCCACCACGCTCGCCCGCACCTACGGCACCCCGCTGCTCGTGCTCGACGAGGACGAGGTGCGCGGCCGTGCGCGGCGGTTCCGGCTCGCCTTCGACCAGGCGGCTGCCGAGAACGGCACCACGGCGCAGGTGTACTACGCGGGCAAGGCCTTCCTCTGCACCACGGTCGCGCGCTGGGTCGTCGACGAGGGACTGCGCGTCGACGTGTGCACCGGGGGAGAGCTCGCCGTCGCCCTCGCCGCCGGAGTCGCACCGGCCTCTCTCGGTTTCCACGGCAACAACAAGTCGGTGGCCGAGCTCGAGCGGGCGGTCGAGGTGGGCGTGGGCACGATCATCGTCGACAGCGCCATCGAGATCGAGCGGCTCGCGGCCATCGTCGCCCGCACCGGAGCGACGCAGCGTGTGCTGGTGCGCGTGATCAGCGGCGTCCACGCCGAGACCCACGACTTCCTCGCCACGGCGCACGAGGACCAGAAGTTCGGCTTCCCCTTCCCGGACGCCGAGCGGGCGGTGGCACGCATCCGCGAGATTCCCGGCCTGGTGTTCGCTGGCCTGCACTGCCACATCGGCTCGCAGATCTTCGGCGTCGCAGGTTTCCGCGAATCGGCGTCCCGCGTGCTCGACCTGCACACGTCCCTGCTCGCGGACGGACCGGTGCCGCAGCTCAACCTCGGCGGCGGCTTCGGCATCGCCTACACGCGGGTCGACGACCCGACTCCGATCGAGGGACTGGCGGCCGCCATCGTCACCGCGGTGGCCGAGGACTGCGCGGCCAGGGGCATCCCCCTCCCGGCATTGTCGTTCGAACCGGGGCGCGCCATCGTCGGCACGGCCGGTGTGACGATCTACGAGGTCGGCACCACGAAGGACGTGACGATCGAGTCCGGAGCCGTGCGCCGTTACATCAGCGTCGACGGCGGAATGAGCGACAACGCGCGTCCGGCCCTCTACGGCGCGCAGTACTCGGCTCGCCTCGCCTCGCGCGTCGGAGAGGGCGAGCCCCGCCTCAGCCGCGTGGTGGGCAAGCACTGCGAGTCCGGTGACATCGTCGTCGATCACGAGTACCTGCCCGAAGACCTCGTGCCGGGCGATCTGCTCGCTGTGCCGGCCACCGGTGCGTACTGCGTCTCGCTCGCGAGCAACTACAACCATGTCCCGCGTCCTCCTGTCGTCGCCGTACGCGGCGGGCGCTCGGCGGTCATCGTCCGTGGCGAGACCATCGATGACGTGCTGGCCCGCGACGCGGGCATCGACGGGGCGAACGCCCCCGAGGGAGACCAATGA
- a CDS encoding homoserine dehydrogenase, with protein sequence MTDYRRLRVALLGAGAVGSQVAALLLRHGDELADRAGAELELAGIAVRDVDAPRDVDLPKELFTTDAESLILGADIVIELIGGIEPARTSILQAIGSGADVVTANKALLATHGPELFEAADRVGASVYYEAAAAGAIPIIRPLRDSLAGDRVVRIMGIVNGTTNYILDRMDTEGADFADVLADAQRLGYAEADPTADVEGYDAAQKAAILASLAFHTAVPLEAVYREGITSITASMIEEARAAGFVIKLLAVCERIEANGAESISVRVYPALVPASHPLASVHGANNAVFVEAEAAGSLMFYGAGAGGVQTASAVLGDVVSAARRHIAGGVGVGESTRANLPVVPIGHVTTRYQITLEVADAPGVLATVAGILSDGGVSVATVVQTVEGEDEPTARLIIGTHRATEQALSATVDALADSEVVARVVSVLRVEGE encoded by the coding sequence ATGACTGACTACCGACGACTTCGTGTGGCGCTGCTGGGTGCCGGAGCCGTCGGCTCTCAGGTCGCGGCGCTCCTGCTGCGCCACGGCGATGAGCTCGCCGACCGTGCCGGTGCTGAGCTGGAGCTCGCCGGCATCGCCGTGCGCGACGTCGACGCTCCGCGTGACGTCGACCTGCCCAAGGAGCTCTTCACCACCGACGCCGAGTCGCTGATCCTGGGCGCCGACATCGTGATCGAGCTCATCGGCGGCATCGAGCCGGCGCGCACGAGCATCCTGCAGGCGATCGGCTCCGGCGCCGATGTCGTCACCGCCAACAAGGCGCTGTTGGCAACGCACGGCCCCGAGCTGTTCGAGGCCGCCGACCGCGTCGGTGCCTCCGTGTACTACGAGGCTGCAGCCGCCGGCGCGATCCCGATCATCCGTCCGCTGCGCGACTCGCTCGCCGGCGACCGCGTGGTGCGCATCATGGGCATCGTGAACGGCACCACCAACTACATCCTCGACCGGATGGACACCGAGGGCGCCGACTTCGCCGACGTGCTCGCCGACGCGCAGCGTCTGGGTTACGCCGAAGCCGATCCGACGGCGGATGTCGAGGGCTACGACGCCGCGCAGAAGGCGGCGATCCTCGCGAGCCTCGCGTTCCACACCGCTGTCCCGCTGGAAGCCGTCTACCGCGAGGGCATCACCTCGATCACGGCATCCATGATCGAAGAGGCACGCGCCGCCGGTTTCGTGATCAAGCTGCTCGCCGTGTGCGAGCGGATCGAGGCGAACGGTGCCGAGTCGATCTCGGTGCGGGTCTACCCGGCCCTTGTGCCCGCGTCGCACCCGCTCGCCTCCGTGCACGGCGCGAACAATGCGGTGTTCGTCGAGGCCGAGGCCGCCGGATCCCTCATGTTCTACGGAGCAGGGGCCGGTGGAGTGCAGACCGCATCCGCCGTGCTCGGCGACGTCGTCTCCGCCGCCCGCCGTCACATCGCCGGCGGCGTCGGGGTGGGGGAGTCGACCCGCGCGAACCTCCCCGTCGTGCCGATCGGCCACGTCACCACCCGCTACCAGATCACTCTCGAGGTCGCGGACGCGCCCGGCGTGCTCGCCACGGTCGCCGGCATCCTCAGCGACGGCGGCGTCTCGGTCGCGACGGTCGTGCAGACCGTCGAGGGAGAGGACGAGCCGACGGCACGTCTCATCATCGGCACCCACCGCGCCACCGAGCAGGCGCTCAGCGCCACGGTCGATGCTCTCGCCGACAGCGAGGTCGTCGCCCGTGTGGTCTCGGTGCTCCGGGTGGAAGGCGAGTGA
- the thrB gene encoding homoserine kinase → MAAASATASGGAVEGRTVEVRVPATSANLGPGFDTLGLALSVYDTLLVTALPAGRLEIEVTGSGASEIPRDESNLIVRTIAYVFADAGRPVPGLRIVAENAVPHGRGLGSSGAAVAAGVLAAKGLLEGDVEIGDTDLLRLATELEGHPDNVAPALFGGLTIAWMSERGPQHKKLLVHRGVSPLVLVPAYTMSTSQARSLQPPQVSTADAVFNVSRSALLIAALMQSPELLLDATADRLHQDYRAGAMPETQRLVQALRAAGFAAVVSGAGPSVLVLADGPGSRQDAVELADRVTDTPWEALLLAVDVRGGTVGTRAEGST, encoded by the coding sequence ATGGCGGCAGCCTCCGCGACCGCGTCGGGAGGTGCGGTCGAAGGCCGCACGGTCGAGGTGCGGGTTCCCGCGACCAGCGCGAACCTCGGCCCCGGTTTCGACACGCTGGGCCTTGCTCTCAGCGTCTACGACACCCTTCTCGTGACGGCACTGCCCGCGGGCCGGCTCGAGATCGAGGTGACGGGCTCCGGCGCGAGCGAGATCCCGCGTGACGAGTCGAACCTGATCGTGCGCACCATCGCCTACGTCTTCGCCGACGCCGGGCGTCCGGTCCCCGGGCTGCGCATCGTCGCCGAGAACGCCGTGCCGCACGGGCGGGGGCTCGGCTCCTCCGGCGCCGCCGTCGCCGCAGGAGTGCTCGCCGCAAAGGGCCTGCTCGAGGGCGATGTCGAGATCGGCGACACCGACCTCCTCCGCCTCGCGACCGAGCTCGAAGGCCATCCCGACAACGTCGCGCCGGCTCTCTTCGGCGGTCTTACGATCGCGTGGATGTCGGAGCGCGGACCGCAGCACAAGAAGCTGCTCGTCCACCGTGGCGTCTCGCCCCTCGTGCTCGTTCCCGCGTACACGATGTCGACATCGCAGGCGCGGTCGCTGCAGCCGCCGCAGGTCTCCACCGCGGATGCCGTGTTCAACGTCTCGCGCTCCGCGCTGCTGATCGCCGCGCTCATGCAGAGCCCCGAGCTGCTCCTGGACGCCACCGCTGACCGGCTCCATCAGGACTACCGGGCAGGAGCCATGCCCGAGACGCAGCGTCTGGTGCAGGCGCTGCGCGCAGCGGGCTTCGCCGCCGTCGTCTCGGGAGCGGGCCCCAGCGTGCTCGTGCTCGCAGACGGGCCGGGCAGCCGCCAGGACGCGGTCGAGCTAGCCGATCGAGTCACCGACACCCCGTGGGAGGCGCTCCTGCTCGCAGTCGACGTCCGTGGTGGTACAGTGGGGACTCGAGCGGAGGGCTCCACGTAA
- the rho gene encoding transcription termination factor Rho, producing the protein MTYKGVLVENLSETQNDQSAPTAEAPAASAESATESAPARKRAPRRASTATAAAKAEKAEAAKAEKAAKSDAAPEAAAPETASAGAEPTEAAPKAKAPRRSRAKKADAEAPAADTAVAEAPAPEAAPAEAPAEPAPKTTGRGRRGAQKPAADAEAPAAEQAAESASEAAPAETSQNNDSDSSDGGEEQGGRGRNRSRSRNRGRGQNGAAQEQQQQAQPAADDDQAGGNNRNRQRNKRRSGTPTDEFDTEIGEDDVLIPIAGILDVLDNYAFVRTTGYLAGPSDVYVSLGQVKKYNLRKGDAVVGSIKQPREGEQQGRQKYNALVKVDSINGLSVDDAATRVEFGKLTPLYPQERLRLETAPEKLTQRIIDLVAPIGKGQRGLIVAPPKAGKTIVLQQIANAIAQNNPEVHLMVVLVDERPEEVTDMERTVKGEVIASTFDRPAEDHTTVAELAIERAKRLVELGRDVVVLLDSITRLGRAYNLAAPASGRVLTGGVDASALYPPKRFFGAARNIENGGSLTILATALVETGSKMDEVIFEEFKGTGNSELRLSRSLADKRIFPAVDVNASSTRREEMLLSADEVKITWKLRRALAGLDQQQALEVVLGKLKETNSNVEFLVQMQKSIPTLPSGAHGHDNNIR; encoded by the coding sequence ATGACATATAAGGGAGTACTCGTGGAGAACCTCTCCGAGACCCAGAACGACCAGTCGGCGCCTACCGCCGAAGCACCCGCGGCATCCGCGGAGTCGGCCACCGAGTCCGCACCGGCGCGTAAGCGCGCACCGCGTCGCGCCAGCACCGCCACGGCGGCAGCCAAGGCCGAGAAGGCCGAAGCGGCGAAGGCCGAGAAGGCCGCGAAGTCGGATGCTGCGCCCGAAGCCGCCGCCCCCGAGACGGCATCCGCAGGTGCGGAGCCCACCGAGGCCGCGCCCAAGGCGAAGGCGCCGCGTCGCAGCCGCGCCAAGAAGGCCGATGCCGAGGCTCCGGCCGCCGACACCGCTGTTGCGGAAGCACCCGCCCCCGAGGCGGCACCCGCCGAAGCTCCTGCCGAGCCCGCCCCCAAGACGACCGGGCGTGGACGCCGCGGTGCGCAGAAGCCGGCCGCCGATGCCGAGGCACCCGCCGCGGAGCAGGCAGCGGAGTCCGCCTCCGAAGCCGCTCCCGCGGAGACCTCGCAGAACAACGACTCCGACTCCTCCGATGGTGGCGAGGAGCAGGGCGGTCGCGGCCGCAACCGCAGCCGTAGCCGCAATCGCGGACGCGGGCAGAACGGCGCCGCGCAGGAACAGCAGCAGCAGGCGCAGCCGGCGGCGGACGATGACCAGGCCGGCGGCAACAACCGCAACCGTCAGCGCAACAAGCGCCGCAGCGGCACCCCGACCGACGAGTTCGACACCGAGATCGGCGAGGACGACGTCCTGATCCCGATCGCCGGCATCCTCGATGTGCTCGACAACTACGCTTTCGTCCGCACGACCGGCTACCTCGCCGGCCCCAGCGACGTGTACGTGTCCCTCGGACAGGTGAAGAAGTACAACCTGCGCAAGGGCGACGCCGTCGTCGGTTCGATCAAGCAGCCCCGCGAGGGCGAGCAGCAGGGTCGCCAGAAGTACAACGCGCTGGTGAAGGTCGACTCGATCAACGGCCTCTCGGTCGACGACGCCGCCACCCGCGTGGAGTTCGGCAAGCTCACGCCGCTCTACCCGCAGGAGCGTCTGCGTCTGGAGACGGCCCCCGAGAAGCTGACCCAGCGCATCATCGACCTGGTAGCCCCGATCGGCAAGGGCCAGCGCGGCCTCATCGTCGCGCCGCCCAAGGCGGGCAAGACCATCGTGCTGCAGCAGATCGCGAACGCGATCGCGCAGAACAACCCCGAGGTCCACCTCATGGTCGTGCTCGTCGACGAGCGCCCCGAAGAGGTCACCGACATGGAGCGCACGGTGAAGGGAGAGGTCATCGCCTCGACCTTCGATCGCCCCGCTGAGGACCACACCACGGTCGCCGAGCTCGCGATCGAGCGTGCCAAGCGCCTGGTCGAGCTGGGCCGCGACGTCGTCGTGCTGCTCGACTCGATCACCCGCCTCGGCCGCGCGTACAACCTCGCCGCCCCGGCCTCGGGTCGTGTGCTGACCGGTGGCGTCGACGCCTCGGCGCTGTACCCGCCCAAGCGCTTCTTCGGTGCCGCGCGCAACATCGAGAACGGTGGATCGCTCACCATCCTCGCGACCGCGCTCGTCGAGACCGGTTCCAAGATGGACGAGGTCATCTTCGAGGAGTTCAAGGGCACCGGCAACAGCGAGCTGCGCCTGTCGCGCTCGCTCGCCGACAAGCGCATCTTCCCGGCCGTCGATGTCAACGCGTCGAGCACCCGCCGCGAAGAGATGCTGCTCTCGGCCGACGAGGTCAAGATCACGTGGAAGCTGCGTCGCGCCCTCGCCGGCCTCGACCAGCAGCAGGCCCTCGAGGTCGTGCTCGGCAAGCTCAAGGAGACCAACTCCAACGTCGAGTTCCTCGTGCAGATGCAGAAGTCGATCCCGACGCTCCCCTCGGGCGCGCACGGGCACGACAACAACATCCGCTGA
- the prfA gene encoding peptide chain release factor 1 — MFESVQTLIDEHRRVQEELSDPAVHADAARAKRVNRRYAELSRIVAAYEAWVAATDDLETAREFAREDESIAAEIPAMEEELQASQERLRRLLIPRDPDDARDVIMEIKAGEGGAESALFAADLLRMYIQYAASKGWKTELLERNESDLGGYKDVQVAIKGSSSDPAQGVWAHLKYEGGVHRVQRVPATESQGRIHTSTTGVLVFPEVDEPEEIHIDQNDLKIDVFRSSGPGGQSVNTTDSAVRITHVPTGIVVSMQNEKSQLQNREAGMRVLRARLLARQQEELDAAASDARRSQIRGMDRSERIRTYNFPENRIADHRTGFKAYNLDQVMDGALDPLIESAITADEEARLAAVGSDS, encoded by the coding sequence GTGTTCGAGTCCGTCCAGACTCTGATCGACGAGCATCGCCGGGTGCAGGAGGAACTCTCCGACCCGGCGGTGCACGCCGACGCCGCCCGAGCGAAGCGCGTCAACCGCCGCTACGCCGAGCTGTCGCGCATCGTCGCCGCCTACGAAGCGTGGGTCGCTGCGACCGACGATCTGGAGACCGCTCGTGAGTTCGCTCGCGAGGACGAGTCGATCGCCGCGGAGATCCCGGCGATGGAGGAGGAGCTTCAGGCCTCGCAGGAGCGTCTGCGGCGTCTGCTGATCCCGCGTGACCCGGACGACGCCCGCGACGTGATCATGGAGATCAAGGCGGGGGAGGGCGGTGCGGAGTCCGCGCTGTTCGCCGCGGATCTCCTGCGCATGTACATCCAGTACGCGGCCTCCAAGGGCTGGAAGACGGAGCTGCTCGAACGCAACGAGTCCGACCTTGGCGGCTACAAGGATGTCCAGGTCGCGATCAAGGGCTCGTCGTCCGATCCCGCTCAGGGCGTCTGGGCGCACCTGAAGTACGAGGGCGGCGTGCATCGCGTGCAGCGTGTGCCGGCGACCGAGTCGCAGGGGCGCATCCACACGTCGACCACCGGCGTGCTCGTCTTTCCCGAGGTCGATGAGCCGGAGGAGATCCACATCGACCAGAACGATCTCAAGATCGACGTGTTCCGCTCCTCCGGTCCCGGTGGGCAGTCCGTGAACACGACGGACTCCGCGGTGCGCATCACGCACGTGCCGACGGGCATCGTCGTCTCGATGCAGAACGAGAAGTCTCAGCTGCAGAACCGCGAGGCGGGCATGCGCGTGCTGCGTGCCCGACTGCTCGCGCGTCAGCAGGAGGAACTCGACGCTGCGGCATCCGACGCCCGCCGATCGCAGATCCGGGGCATGGACCGCTCGGAGCGCATCCGCACGTACAACTTCCCTGAGAACCGGATCGCGGATCACCGCACCGGGTTCAAGGCCTACAACCTCGATCAGGTCATGGATGGAGCGCTCGATCCACTGATCGAGAGCGCCATCACCGCCGACGAGGAAGCACGGCTCGCCGCGGTCGGCTCCGACTCCTGA
- a CDS encoding response regulator: MTEPVRVLILDDDFRVAQLHQGIVDDHPGFAVTGAVRSLAEARDSVRASRPDLLIADVFLPDGDGIALVRESGIDAILISAADDAATVRRALRSGAVGYLVKPFERRALSSLLDRYIRYRNLLSGDRALRQEDVDRALAILHGAGEPVSISRSATEQLVLAALGDGEASAAEVGERVGISRATAQRHLAALAARTVVEVRLNYGSTGRPEHRYAART, translated from the coding sequence ATGACCGAGCCTGTACGCGTGCTCATCCTCGACGATGATTTCCGGGTGGCGCAGTTGCACCAGGGCATCGTGGACGATCATCCCGGCTTCGCCGTGACGGGAGCGGTGCGCTCTCTCGCGGAGGCCCGCGACAGCGTGCGCGCGTCTCGCCCCGATCTCCTGATCGCCGACGTCTTCCTTCCCGACGGGGACGGCATCGCGCTCGTGCGGGAATCCGGGATCGACGCGATCCTCATCTCCGCGGCCGACGACGCCGCCACGGTGCGCAGAGCACTGCGCTCCGGGGCGGTGGGCTATCTCGTGAAGCCGTTCGAAAGACGAGCGCTGTCGAGCCTCCTCGATCGCTACATCCGCTATCGCAATCTCCTCAGCGGTGACCGCGCACTGCGCCAGGAGGACGTGGATCGCGCTCTGGCGATCCTGCACGGTGCGGGTGAGCCCGTGTCGATCTCGCGCTCGGCGACGGAGCAACTCGTGCTTGCCGCGCTCGGCGACGGTGAGGCCTCGGCCGCGGAGGTCGGCGAACGCGTCGGGATCTCCCGCGCGACCGCGCAGCGGCACTTGGCGGCGCTGGCCGCCAGGACCGTCGTGGAGGTGCGCCTCAACTACGGCTCGACCGGACGCCCCGAGCATCGGTACGCCGCCCGCACCTGA
- a CDS encoding sensor histidine kinase — protein MPRTTSTRPRFATRALLLQLATVTLVVALCTGVYLLLTLQQLRAEAESTALGIARTLAEDPQVRAEVARISLAEGAPDAEELRDGELQRLASEVAARTGALFVVITDDNGIRLAHPTPSRIGEEVSTPYEAVLAGAEVVDWQTGTLGESARAKVPVRDAAGSPVGEVSVGFERAGVFDDLPPLLAVIAGTAAGALALAVLAFHLLRRRWERLTLGVQPEELVALVQNQTAVLDGVDDGVLAVDTRGVVRVSNAAADRLLGLDEPVGRSIDDLGLAPAVLDAATGDRTRSSAIVGDRMLYLDSRPVVRDGHALGDVLIVRDRTDLVALTERLETVRTMTAALRVQRHEFANRMHVAAGLIDADRVPQARAFLGELVERGPVAFPVVGLDLVGDPFLHSFLGAKGVEAGERGVALRIAEDTQLIGTVQEAEDVAAVLGNLIDNAVTAAVSGERTSRWVEVALLDDGDALVFTVSDSGPGLGGIEPSPAQSREGSADDDVHGHGIGLPLSTEIARRSGGDLWVIDQGGADSGAVFAARIGGAVARTSPDEKENT, from the coding sequence GTGCCGAGGACGACGTCGACCAGACCACGGTTCGCCACGCGCGCCCTGCTGCTCCAGCTCGCCACGGTGACCCTCGTCGTCGCCCTGTGCACCGGCGTGTATCTGCTCCTCACCCTGCAGCAGCTTCGGGCCGAGGCCGAATCGACCGCTCTGGGCATCGCCCGCACGCTGGCGGAGGACCCGCAGGTTCGCGCCGAGGTCGCCCGCATCTCGCTCGCCGAAGGAGCGCCCGACGCAGAAGAACTCCGCGACGGCGAACTGCAGCGCCTCGCGTCCGAGGTCGCTGCCCGCACCGGAGCCCTGTTCGTCGTGATCACGGACGACAACGGCATCCGTCTCGCTCATCCCACCCCCTCCCGCATCGGCGAAGAGGTCAGCACGCCGTACGAGGCCGTGCTCGCCGGCGCCGAGGTGGTCGACTGGCAGACCGGGACGCTCGGGGAATCCGCGCGCGCGAAGGTGCCGGTCCGTGACGCCGCCGGCTCCCCCGTAGGCGAGGTCAGCGTCGGGTTCGAGCGCGCAGGCGTCTTCGACGACCTGCCACCGCTTCTGGCGGTCATCGCGGGCACCGCCGCCGGTGCGCTCGCGCTGGCGGTCCTCGCATTCCACCTGCTCCGGCGGCGCTGGGAGCGGCTGACCCTCGGTGTCCAACCGGAGGAGCTCGTCGCGCTCGTGCAGAATCAGACCGCCGTGCTCGACGGCGTGGACGACGGGGTGCTCGCGGTCGACACACGAGGTGTGGTGCGCGTGAGCAACGCCGCCGCCGATCGCCTGCTCGGCCTGGACGAACCTGTCGGGCGGTCCATCGACGATCTCGGGCTCGCCCCGGCTGTCCTCGATGCAGCGACCGGCGACCGCACTCGCTCGAGTGCCATCGTCGGAGACCGGATGCTCTACCTCGACTCGCGACCCGTGGTGCGCGATGGCCACGCGCTCGGAGACGTGCTGATCGTGCGTGATCGCACGGATCTGGTCGCCCTGACCGAGCGCCTGGAGACCGTCAGGACGATGACGGCGGCGCTGCGCGTGCAGCGGCACGAGTTCGCCAACCGCATGCACGTGGCCGCCGGGCTCATCGACGCCGACCGGGTGCCGCAGGCCCGGGCGTTCCTGGGCGAGCTCGTGGAGCGCGGCCCCGTGGCGTTTCCCGTCGTGGGACTCGACCTCGTGGGCGACCCCTTCCTGCACTCGTTCCTCGGCGCCAAGGGAGTGGAGGCGGGAGAGCGCGGCGTCGCCCTCCGGATAGCGGAGGACACCCAGCTGATCGGCACCGTGCAGGAGGCGGAGGACGTCGCGGCCGTGCTCGGCAACCTGATCGACAACGCGGTGACCGCCGCCGTCTCGGGCGAGCGGACCTCGCGCTGGGTCGAGGTGGCGCTGCTGGATGACGGCGATGCTCTCGTGTTCACCGTCTCCGACTCCGGACCCGGCCTCGGAGGCATCGAGCCGTCGCCGGCACAGTCGAGGGAGGGGAGCGCGGACGACGACGTGCACGGGCATGGGATCGGGCTCCCCCTCTCCACCGAGATCGCCCGTCGCAGCGGCGGGGACCTCTGGGTCATCGATCAGGGCGGTGCCGACAGCGGTGCGGTGTTCGCCGCGCGCATCGGCGGAGCCGTGGCACGGACCTCACCCGACGAGAAGGAGAACACATGA
- a CDS encoding CitMHS family transporter, with protein MPDALTGLFAAAEEAPTYDVAFVPPEWVLVLLGFTMVLAFMTLIMTKRLTPMVALILVPTVFGLFAGAGLGLGDMILDSIGAMAPTAALLMFAIMFFGIMIDVGLFDPLIRLITRLLGDDPAKVVLGTAILAGAVSLDGDGSTTFIITTSAMLPIYLRLGMSPVVLTCVAGLMNGTLNIVPWGGPTVRAATALGLQPTDIFVPMLPALGAGIVVTLGFAWILGLQERRRLGRLDSEGLLVGADGGTLSTVPKIFRGAEPKPGARASLRTGNLVVVAGGHAPVSAASVDPADTAMADTMLDPERPTLRPKLIWFNLALTVAVMVLLVLDILPLPYVFMVGAGLALVINFRGIKEQASEIVAHAPSIVGVVSMVIAAGVLVGVLTGTGMVDAMATWITDVLPPALGPFLAPITGVLSIPFTFFMSNDAFYFGILPVLAQSAANFGIDPVEMARASITGQPVHLQSPLVPAILLLVSLASVNLGDHHRKVLWRATIVSLVMLGVGILTGAVPFFVAQ; from the coding sequence ATGCCCGACGCACTCACCGGCCTGTTCGCGGCCGCCGAAGAGGCGCCAACCTACGACGTGGCCTTCGTGCCACCCGAGTGGGTGCTGGTGCTCCTCGGATTCACGATGGTGCTCGCGTTCATGACGCTCATCATGACCAAGCGCCTCACTCCGATGGTCGCGCTGATCCTCGTTCCGACCGTCTTCGGCCTCTTCGCGGGAGCAGGCCTCGGCCTCGGCGACATGATCCTCGACTCGATCGGCGCGATGGCACCGACCGCGGCCCTGCTGATGTTCGCGATCATGTTCTTCGGCATCATGATCGACGTGGGGTTGTTCGACCCGCTCATCCGGCTGATCACGCGCCTGCTCGGTGACGACCCGGCCAAGGTGGTGCTCGGCACCGCGATCCTCGCCGGAGCGGTGTCGCTCGACGGCGACGGTTCGACGACCTTCATCATCACGACCTCGGCGATGCTGCCCATCTATCTGCGCCTGGGGATGAGTCCCGTCGTGCTGACCTGCGTGGCCGGCCTCATGAACGGCACGCTGAACATCGTGCCGTGGGGCGGACCCACCGTGCGGGCCGCGACGGCCCTGGGGTTGCAGCCGACAGACATCTTCGTGCCGATGCTGCCGGCGCTCGGAGCGGGGATCGTCGTGACCCTCGGCTTCGCATGGATCCTGGGCCTGCAGGAGCGCCGGCGACTCGGTCGCCTGGATTCCGAGGGGCTGCTGGTCGGTGCTGACGGCGGGACGCTCTCCACGGTGCCGAAGATCTTCCGCGGGGCAGAGCCGAAGCCGGGTGCGCGCGCCTCGCTGCGCACCGGCAACCTCGTGGTCGTCGCCGGCGGACACGCTCCCGTCTCTGCCGCGAGCGTGGATCCTGCGGACACGGCCATGGCCGACACGATGCTGGACCCTGAACGGCCCACCCTCCGGCCGAAGCTCATCTGGTTCAACCTCGCTCTCACCGTCGCGGTCATGGTGCTGCTGGTGCTCGACATCCTGCCGCTGCCGTACGTGTTCATGGTGGGAGCGGGCCTCGCGCTCGTCATCAACTTCCGTGGCATCAAGGAACAGGCCTCGGAGATCGTCGCGCACGCACCGAGCATCGTGGGCGTGGTCTCCATGGTGATCGCCGCAGGAGTCCTGGTCGGCGTGCTCACCGGCACCGGGATGGTCGATGCGATGGCCACGTGGATCACCGACGTGCTCCCACCGGCGCTTGGTCCGTTCCTCGCGCCGATCACCGGTGTGCTCTCGATCCCGTTCACGTTCTTCATGTCGAACGATGCGTTCTACTTCGGCATCCTCCCGGTGCTCGCCCAGAGCGCCGCGAACTTCGGCATCGATCCCGTGGAGATGGCGCGGGCGTCGATCACCGGCCAGCCCGTGCACCTGCAGAGTCCGCTGGTACCCGCCATCCTGCTGCTCGTGTCGCTCGCGAGCGTGAACCTGGGCGACCACCACCGCAAGGTGCTGTGGCGCGCCACGATCGTCTCGCTGGTCATGCTCGGCGTCGGCATCCTGACCGGAGCCGTCCCGTTCTTCGTGGCGCAGTGA